The Candidatus Methylomirabilota bacterium genome has a window encoding:
- a CDS encoding alpha-amylase/4-alpha-glucanotransferase domain-containing protein: MSEGLRFLFGVHNHQPAGNFDSVILDAARSAYHPFLEAARAVPGVVLTVHCSGGLLAFLRERARPTFDLLGRLAADGCIELLTGGFYEPILSMLPDADKVGQIQALSEFLRANFGVKPRGMWLAERVWEPHMPKALRRAGVEFVVLDDAHFALAGLEPESLGGYYLTEEQGATLAVFPISQRLRYLVPFAEPAETIRYLGERRGSGAVTLFDDGEKFGVWPGTHRLVYDEGWLARFFAALTEAPGITLSTFSACLDAAPAAGRVYLPTASYAEMGEWALPALRGEELEEARGRLLALPDGGRLARLLRGGFWRNFLVKYPETGDAYRRMLRLSERLHDALARRPDDPRLVAAREDLWRGQGNDAYWHGVFGGCYLPHLRRAVGSALLAAERRLDDALGAPALSCARDDVDGDGRAELRVRTSELAVTLRPEAGGTVTELAFRPRDLDIAGVFTRRREMYHGRVKESAASAGGEVTTIHAAPGSKEEGLADLLDYDPFRRASLLDGVFGPGAPPDPLAPWAVARAAMGERPMPSEIVERSGEVEIALGPTALDSLPLAVEKRIRIGAEGAGLRARYSLTWRGDEAFEGTWAVQLNLALTAGDAPGRYYRLPGSPSLGSRGSLARAASLTLVDEWIGCEVEIAWSGTGGVGWAPIETVSLSEAGFERIYQGSAVLVSWPLALAPGGSWEGELRIVPRSIPRSD; encoded by the coding sequence TCGGCGTACCACCCGTTCCTCGAAGCCGCGCGCGCCGTCCCCGGGGTCGTCCTGACCGTGCACTGCTCGGGAGGCCTCCTAGCCTTCCTCCGCGAGCGGGCACGGCCGACCTTCGACCTCCTGGGCCGGCTCGCGGCCGATGGCTGCATCGAGCTTCTGACGGGCGGCTTCTACGAGCCCATCCTGTCCATGCTCCCGGACGCGGACAAGGTGGGCCAGATCCAGGCGCTGAGCGAGTTCCTGCGCGCGAATTTCGGTGTGAAGCCCCGCGGCATGTGGCTGGCCGAGAGGGTTTGGGAGCCGCACATGCCCAAGGCCCTCAGGCGGGCGGGCGTCGAGTTCGTGGTCCTGGACGACGCGCACTTCGCCTTGGCCGGCCTCGAGCCCGAGTCGCTGGGCGGTTACTATCTGACGGAGGAGCAAGGCGCGACGCTCGCCGTCTTCCCCATCAGCCAGCGGCTGCGCTACCTCGTGCCCTTTGCCGAGCCGGCGGAGACCATCCGGTATCTCGGAGAGCGGCGGGGCTCGGGAGCGGTGACGCTCTTCGACGACGGCGAGAAGTTCGGCGTGTGGCCCGGCACCCACCGCCTGGTCTACGACGAGGGGTGGCTCGCGCGCTTCTTCGCGGCACTCACCGAAGCGCCGGGCATCACGCTCTCCACTTTCTCGGCCTGTCTCGACGCGGCGCCGGCGGCCGGACGCGTGTACCTGCCCACGGCCTCCTACGCCGAGATGGGCGAGTGGGCGCTGCCCGCCCTTCGCGGCGAGGAGCTCGAGGAGGCGCGCGGGCGGCTTCTGGCGCTGCCCGACGGCGGGCGCCTGGCGCGGCTCCTCCGGGGCGGCTTCTGGCGCAATTTCCTCGTGAAGTATCCGGAGACGGGAGACGCGTACCGGCGCATGTTGCGCCTCTCGGAGCGGCTCCACGACGCGCTGGCGCGGCGCCCGGACGACCCGCGGCTTGTCGCCGCGCGCGAAGACCTGTGGCGCGGCCAGGGCAACGACGCGTACTGGCACGGCGTCTTCGGCGGCTGCTACCTGCCGCATCTCCGGCGCGCCGTTGGGAGCGCGCTCCTGGCCGCTGAGCGGCGGCTCGACGATGCGCTAGGCGCTCCGGCGCTCTCCTGCGCGCGCGACGACGTGGACGGCGACGGTCGCGCCGAGCTCAGGGTTCGCACGTCCGAGCTGGCCGTGACGCTGCGCCCGGAGGCGGGCGGCACGGTGACGGAGCTCGCCTTCCGCCCGCGCGATCTCGATATAGCCGGGGTGTTCACCCGACGTCGCGAGATGTATCACGGCCGCGTCAAGGAGAGCGCGGCGTCGGCCGGCGGCGAGGTCACGACCATCCACGCGGCTCCGGGATCCAAGGAAGAGGGCTTAGCAGACCTGCTCGACTACGACCCGTTCCGGCGCGCGTCGCTTCTCGATGGAGTCTTCGGTCCCGGGGCGCCTCCCGATCCGCTTGCCCCCTGGGCGGTGGCGCGGGCCGCGATGGGCGAGAGGCCGATGCCGAGCGAGATCGTCGAGCGGAGCGGCGAGGTCGAGATCGCGCTCGGCCCGACGGCCCTCGACAGCCTGCCGCTCGCCGTCGAGAAGCGGATACGAATCGGGGCGGAAGGCGCCGGGCTCCGCGCCCGCTACAGCCTCACGTGGCGCGGCGACGAGGCGTTCGAGGGCACGTGGGCCGTACAGCTCAATCTCGCGCTGACGGCGGGCGACGCCCCGGGGCGGTACTACCGGCTCCCGGGCTCGCCCTCTCTGGGCTCGCGCGGCTCACTCGCCCGCGCGGCGAGTCTCACCCTGGTAGACGAGTGGATCGGCTGCGAGGTCGAGATCGCATGGAGCGGCACGGGCGGCGTCGGCTGGGCCCCGATCGAGACGGTGTCGCTTTCCGAAGCCGGATTCGAGCGGATCTATCAGGGCTCGGCCGTCCTTGTCAGCTGGCCATTGGCGCTGGCGCCCGGGGGGTCGTGGGAGGGCGAGCTTCGCATCGTCCCGCGCTCGATCCCACGGTCCGACTAA
- the ahcY gene encoding adenosylhomocysteinase has translation MTEHDVKDLSLAPAGKLKIEWAEQSMPVLRQVRERFAKEQPLKGVRLGACLHVTTETAVLMMTLKAGGAQVALCASNPLSTQDDTAAALVKEYGIPVFAQKGEDNKRYYSHLEAVLKTGPQVTMDDGADLISQLHGENNAGRSLVKNVIGGTEETTTGVIRLRAMQKAGVLAFPVIAVNDADTKHLFDNRYGTGQSTIDGILRATNVLLAGKIVVVAGYGMCGRGVASRAHGMGAHVIVTETAPLRALEAVMDGFQVMPMPRAAEVGDIFITVTGNMAVIRQEHFVKMKDGAIVANSGHFNVEIDLEALGKLAQSRRAVRPFVEEFSLRGGKRVYVLGEGRLINLTAAEGHPATVMDMSFANQALSAEYIVKHGKSLEKKVYGVPRDIDLEIARLKLASMDIQIDELTSAQEEYLSSWTHGT, from the coding sequence ATGACCGAGCACGACGTCAAGGATCTCTCGCTGGCCCCGGCGGGCAAGCTCAAGATCGAATGGGCCGAGCAGTCGATGCCGGTGCTGCGGCAGGTGCGGGAGCGCTTCGCCAAGGAGCAGCCCCTCAAGGGGGTGCGACTCGGCGCGTGCCTGCACGTGACGACGGAGACTGCCGTGCTCATGATGACGCTCAAGGCGGGCGGCGCCCAGGTTGCGCTCTGCGCCTCGAACCCGCTGTCGACGCAGGACGACACGGCGGCGGCGCTCGTGAAGGAGTACGGCATCCCCGTCTTCGCCCAAAAGGGCGAGGACAACAAGCGCTACTACAGCCACCTCGAGGCCGTGCTCAAGACCGGCCCTCAGGTGACCATGGACGACGGCGCCGATCTCATCTCCCAGCTCCACGGCGAGAACAACGCCGGCAGGAGCCTGGTCAAGAACGTGATCGGCGGCACCGAGGAGACAACCACCGGGGTCATCCGCCTGCGCGCGATGCAGAAGGCCGGCGTGCTGGCCTTTCCCGTGATCGCGGTCAACGACGCCGACACCAAGCACCTCTTCGACAATCGCTACGGCACCGGCCAGTCGACGATCGACGGTATCCTGCGGGCCACGAACGTCCTTCTGGCGGGCAAGATCGTCGTGGTCGCCGGCTACGGCATGTGCGGCCGCGGCGTCGCCTCGCGCGCCCATGGTATGGGCGCGCACGTGATCGTCACCGAGACCGCGCCCTTGCGCGCCCTCGAGGCCGTGATGGACGGCTTCCAGGTCATGCCGATGCCGCGTGCGGCGGAGGTGGGCGACATCTTCATCACCGTCACCGGCAACATGGCGGTGATCCGGCAGGAGCACTTCGTGAAGATGAAGGACGGCGCCATCGTGGCCAACTCCGGCCACTTCAACGTCGAGATCGACCTCGAAGCGCTTGGGAAGCTCGCCCAGTCGCGGCGCGCGGTGCGGCCCTTTGTCGAAGAGTTCAGCCTGCGCGGCGGCAAGCGGGTCTACGTCTTGGGCGAGGGCAGGCTCATCAACCTGACGGCTGCCGAGGGGCATCCGGCCACGGTCATGGACATGAGCTTCGCGAACCAGGCGCTGTCGGCCGAGTACATCGTCAAGCACGGCAAGAGCCTGGAGAAGAAGGTCTACGGCGTGCCGCGGGATATCGACCTCGAGATCGCCCGGCTCAAGCTCGCGTCGATGGACATCCAGATCGACGAGCTGACGTCCGCCCAAGAGGAATATCTCTCCTCCTGGACCCACGGCACCTAA
- the metK gene encoding methionine adenosyltransferase has product MAREEYLFTSESVTEGHPDKIADQISDAVLDAILAQDPTGRVACETLLTTGLVVVAGEITTSCYVDIPRIARETIKAVGYTRAKYGFDYETCAVITAIDEQSGDIAMGVDKLGAGDQGLMFGYACTETEELMPLPIMLAHKLVQRLTAVRKSGALDYLRPDGKSQVSVRYVDGKPVSVETVVISTQHSPNVTLETIRQDLVEQVVIPTIPKHLIDPKRITYHINPTGRFVTGGPMGDTGLTGRKIIVDTYGGAAPHGGGAFSGKDPTKVDRSACYMARHVAKNIVAAGLAERAQVHVAYAIGVADPVSIMVETFGTGKVPNLKLEQMIRRHFDFTPAGIIKYLDLRRPIYRKTAAYGHFGRSEPEFTWEHTNRVKDLRDDAGI; this is encoded by the coding sequence ATGGCGCGTGAGGAGTACCTGTTCACTTCGGAGTCGGTGACCGAGGGGCATCCGGACAAGATCGCAGACCAGATCTCCGACGCCGTCCTGGACGCTATCCTGGCCCAGGACCCGACGGGGCGCGTGGCGTGCGAGACGCTCCTGACCACCGGGCTCGTCGTCGTGGCGGGCGAGATCACCACCTCCTGCTACGTGGACATTCCGAGGATCGCCCGCGAGACCATCAAGGCGGTCGGCTACACGCGCGCGAAGTATGGCTTCGACTACGAGACCTGCGCTGTGATCACGGCCATCGACGAACAGTCGGGCGACATCGCCATGGGTGTGGACAAGCTGGGCGCCGGCGACCAGGGTCTGATGTTCGGCTACGCATGCACGGAGACCGAGGAACTGATGCCGCTGCCCATCATGCTCGCGCACAAGCTGGTGCAGCGCCTGACGGCGGTGCGGAAGAGCGGCGCGCTCGACTACCTCCGGCCCGACGGCAAGAGCCAGGTGTCGGTGCGCTACGTCGACGGCAAGCCGGTGTCCGTCGAGACCGTGGTCATCTCGACCCAGCACAGCCCCAACGTGACGCTGGAGACGATCCGGCAGGACCTGGTCGAGCAGGTCGTGATCCCCACCATTCCGAAGCATCTGATCGACCCCAAGCGGATCACCTATCACATCAATCCGACCGGGCGCTTCGTCACCGGCGGTCCCATGGGCGACACGGGGCTGACGGGGCGCAAGATCATCGTGGACACCTACGGCGGCGCGGCCCCGCATGGCGGCGGCGCGTTCTCGGGCAAGGATCCGACGAAGGTGGACCGATCGGCCTGCTATATGGCGCGGCACGTGGCCAAGAACATCGTGGCGGCCGGCCTCGCCGAGCGGGCGCAGGTGCATGTGGCATACGCGATCGGCGTCGCCGACCCGGTCTCCATCATGGTGGAGACCTTCGGCACGGGAAAGGTGCCGAACCTCAAGCTCGAGCAGATGATCCGTCGGCACTTCGATTTCACGCCGGCGGGCATCATCAAGTACCTCGACTTGCGCCGGCCGATCTACCGGAAGACGGCCGCCTACGGGCACTTCGGGCGAAGCGAGCCGGAGTTCACCTGGGAGCACACGAACCGGGTCAAGGACCTGCGCGACGACGCGGGTATCTGA